One Streptomyces sp. R28 DNA window includes the following coding sequences:
- a CDS encoding phosphatidylserine decarboxylase — protein MPHSQTSAPRDSRAGVRLARGASPWLLPTVATAAVSLLRARRSGVAKAVAVPATALAAGMLWFFRDPEREIAQGRVISPADGVVQSIMPWKDGRTRVAIFMSPLNVHVNRAPLSGTVTSVEHIPGGFVPAFNKESENNERVVWHFDTELGDIEMIQIAGAVARRIVPYIPQGTKVEQGDRIGLIRFGSRVDIYLPEGVEVAVEVGQKTVAGVTRIDRD, from the coding sequence ATGCCCCACAGCCAAACCTCTGCACCACGCGACAGCCGGGCCGGCGTACGACTCGCGCGCGGAGCATCGCCGTGGCTTCTCCCGACCGTCGCCACCGCAGCCGTCAGCCTTCTGCGCGCACGCCGCTCCGGCGTCGCCAAGGCCGTTGCCGTGCCCGCCACCGCTCTCGCAGCGGGCATGCTGTGGTTTTTCCGCGACCCCGAGCGCGAGATCGCCCAGGGCCGGGTCATCTCGCCCGCCGACGGTGTGGTGCAGAGCATCATGCCGTGGAAGGACGGCCGCACCCGCGTCGCGATCTTCATGAGCCCGCTCAACGTCCACGTGAACCGCGCGCCGCTCTCCGGCACGGTCACGTCCGTGGAGCACATCCCCGGCGGGTTCGTTCCGGCGTTCAACAAGGAGAGCGAGAACAACGAGCGCGTAGTCTGGCATTTCGACACCGAACTCGGCGACATCGAGATGATCCAGATCGCCGGCGCGGTGGCCCGCCGCATCGTCCCGTACATCCCGCAGGGCACGAAGGTCGAGCAGGGTGACCGCATCGGGCTGATCCGCTTCGGCTCGCGCGTCGACATCTACCTGCCCGAGGGCGTGGAGGTCGCGGTCGAGGTCGGCCAGAAGACCGTGGCTGGGGTGACTCGCATTGACCGTGATTGA
- a CDS encoding acyl-CoA dehydrogenase family protein, which yields MARLAQTAGLTDIQQEILSTVRDFVDKEIIPVATELEHRDEYPQQIVDGLKELGLFGLMIPEEYGGLGESLLTYALCVEEIARGWMSVSGIINTHFIVAYMLKQHGTQEQKDHFLPRMAAGDIRGAFSMSEPALGSDVSAITSKAVKDGEEYVLNGQKMWLTNGGTSSLVAVLVRSDEGHPEGTAPHKSMTTFLVEKEPGFGEVRPGLTIPGKIDKMGYKGVDTTELIMDGLRIPANRVLGGVTGRGFYQMMDGVEVGRVNVAARGCGVAQRAFELGVQYAQQRHTFGKPIAQHQAIQFKLAEMATKVEAAHAMMVNAARKKDSGERNDLEAGMAKYLASEYCKEVVEDAFRIHGGYGFSKEYEIERLYREAPMLLIGEGTAEIQKMIIGRRLLEEYRFQG from the coding sequence ATGGCCCGTCTCGCCCAGACCGCCGGTCTGACCGACATCCAGCAGGAGATCCTCTCCACCGTCCGCGACTTCGTGGACAAGGAGATCATCCCGGTCGCCACCGAGCTGGAGCACCGCGACGAGTACCCGCAGCAGATCGTCGACGGCCTCAAGGAGTTGGGCCTGTTCGGCCTGATGATCCCCGAGGAGTACGGCGGTCTGGGCGAGTCGCTCCTGACGTACGCCCTGTGCGTCGAGGAGATCGCCCGCGGCTGGATGTCGGTCTCCGGCATCATCAACACGCACTTCATCGTGGCGTACATGCTCAAGCAGCACGGCACGCAGGAGCAGAAGGACCACTTCCTGCCTCGCATGGCGGCCGGTGACATCCGCGGCGCCTTCTCGATGTCCGAGCCGGCCCTGGGCTCCGATGTGTCGGCCATCACGTCGAAGGCGGTGAAGGACGGCGAGGAGTACGTCCTGAACGGCCAGAAGATGTGGCTCACGAACGGCGGAACGTCAAGTCTGGTCGCCGTTCTCGTCCGAAGTGACGAAGGACACCCCGAGGGCACCGCGCCCCACAAGTCGATGACGACCTTCCTGGTCGAGAAGGAGCCCGGCTTCGGCGAGGTCCGCCCCGGCCTCACCATCCCGGGCAAGATCGACAAGATGGGTTACAAGGGCGTCGACACGACCGAGCTCATCATGGACGGCCTGCGAATTCCGGCCAATCGGGTGCTCGGTGGCGTAACGGGCCGAGGTTTTTACCAGATGATGGACGGCGTCGAGGTCGGGCGCGTCAATGTGGCGGCGCGTGGCTGTGGGGTCGCTCAGCGTGCGTTCGAGCTCGGTGTCCAGTACGCCCAGCAGCGGCACACCTTCGGCAAGCCGATCGCCCAGCACCAGGCGATCCAGTTCAAGCTGGCCGAGATGGCTACCAAGGTCGAGGCCGCGCATGCCATGATGGTGAACGCGGCACGCAAAAAGGACTCCGGGGAACGAAACGACCTTGAGGCTGGGATGGCGAAGTACCTCGCCTCCGAGTACTGCAAGGAGGTCGTGGAGGATGCCTTCCGGATCCACGGCGGCTACGGCTTCTCCAAGGAGTACGAGATCGAGCGCCTCTACCGTGAGGCCCCGATGCTGCTTATCGGTGAAGGTACCGCCGAGATCCAGAAAATGATCATCGGTCGCAGGTTGCTCGAAGAGTATCGGTTCCAAGGCTGA
- a CDS encoding MaoC family dehydratase, which translates to MQFGRTYEEFEVGATYKHWPGKTVTEYDDHLFCLLTMNHHPLHMDTNYAEKTTDFGKNVVVGNYIYSLLLGMSVPDISGKAIANLEIESLKHVAPTFHGDTIYGQTTVLDKWPSKSKNDRGIVYVETKGYKQDGTLVCVFRRKVMVPTETYIKERGGEQPGRPELAAPAEKKSEK; encoded by the coding sequence ATGCAGTTCGGACGCACCTACGAGGAGTTCGAGGTCGGGGCGACGTACAAGCACTGGCCGGGCAAGACGGTCACGGAGTACGACGACCACCTGTTCTGTCTCCTCACCATGAACCACCACCCGCTCCACATGGACACGAACTATGCGGAGAAGACGACGGACTTCGGCAAGAACGTCGTCGTCGGGAACTACATCTACTCGCTGCTGCTCGGCATGAGCGTGCCGGACATCTCCGGCAAGGCGATCGCCAACCTGGAGATCGAGTCGCTCAAGCACGTGGCGCCGACCTTCCACGGCGACACGATCTACGGCCAGACGACCGTGCTCGACAAGTGGCCGTCGAAGTCCAAGAACGACCGCGGCATCGTCTACGTCGAGACCAAGGGCTACAAGCAGGACGGCACGCTGGTCTGCGTGTTCCGCCGCAAGGTCATGGTCCCCACCGAGACGTACATCAAGGAGCGCGGCGGCGAGCAGCCCGGCCGCCCGGAGCTCGCCGCACCTGCGGAAAAGAAGTCGGAGAAGTAA
- a CDS encoding CoA ester lyase: MTTPAPQVNRLRPRRSCLAVPGSNPRFLEKAQGLPADQVFLDLEDACAPLAKPEARHTIVKFLNEGDWTGKTRVVRVNDWTTEWTYRDVVTVVEGAGQNLDCIMLPKVQTAQQVVALDLLLTQIEKTMGFEVGKIGIEAQIENAQGLNNVNEIATASQRVETIIFGPADFMASINMKSLVVGEQPPGYPADAYHYILMKILMAARANNLQAIDGPYLQIRNIDGYREVAQRAAALGFDGKWVLHPGQVEASNEIFSPSQEDYDHAELILDAYDYYTSEAGGKKGSAMLGDEMIDEASRKMALVVSGKGRAAGMQRTSKFEIPAS, translated from the coding sequence ATGACCACGCCCGCCCCGCAGGTCAACCGCCTTCGCCCGCGGCGCTCCTGCCTCGCCGTCCCCGGAAGCAACCCCCGCTTCCTGGAGAAGGCCCAGGGCCTCCCCGCCGACCAGGTCTTCCTGGACCTGGAGGACGCGTGCGCCCCGCTCGCCAAGCCCGAGGCGCGGCACACCATCGTCAAGTTCCTCAACGAGGGTGACTGGACGGGCAAGACGAGGGTCGTGCGCGTCAACGACTGGACGACCGAGTGGACGTACCGCGATGTCGTCACGGTCGTCGAGGGAGCCGGCCAGAACCTCGACTGCATCATGCTGCCGAAGGTGCAGACGGCCCAGCAGGTCGTCGCCCTCGACCTCCTGCTGACCCAGATCGAGAAGACGATGGGCTTCGAGGTCGGCAAGATCGGCATCGAGGCGCAGATCGAGAACGCCCAGGGCCTGAACAACGTCAACGAGATCGCGACGGCCTCCCAGCGCGTCGAGACGATCATCTTCGGCCCGGCCGACTTCATGGCGTCGATCAACATGAAGTCGCTGGTCGTGGGCGAGCAGCCGCCCGGCTACCCGGCGGACGCCTACCACTACATCCTGATGAAGATCCTGATGGCCGCCCGCGCCAACAACCTCCAGGCGATCGACGGCCCCTACCTGCAGATCCGCAACATCGACGGCTACCGCGAGGTCGCCCAGCGTGCCGCGGCCCTCGGTTTCGACGGCAAGTGGGTGCTGCACCCGGGCCAGGTCGAGGCGTCCAACGAGATCTTCTCGCCCTCCCAGGAGGACTACGACCACGCCGAGCTGATCCTGGACGCGTACGACTACTACACGTCCGAGGCGGGCGGCAAGAAGGGCTCCGCGATGCTCGGCGACGAGATGATCGACGAGGCCAGCCGCAAGATGGCCCTGGTCGTCTCCGGCAAGGGCCGCGCCGCCGGCATGCAGCGCACCAGCAAGTTCGAGATCCCCGCCAGCTAA
- a CDS encoding protein meaA translates to MTERQPAEGKREKDRPWLMRTYAGHSTAEASNELYRRNLAKGQTGLSVAFDLPTQTGYDSDHILARGEVGRVGVPIAHLGDMRRLFQDIPLEQMNTSMTINATAMWLLALYQVVAEEQGADITKLQGTTQNDIVKEYLSRGTHVFPPGPSLRLTTDMIAYTVSHIPKWNPINICSYHLQEAGATPVQEIAYAMSTAIAVLDAVRDSGQVPAEKFGDVVARISFFVNAGVRFVEEMCKMRAFGRIWDQVTRERYGIENPKQRRFRYGVQVNSLGLTEAQPENNVQRIVLEMLAVTLSKDARARAVQLPAWNEALGLPRPWDQQWSLRIQQVLAHESDLLEYEDIFEGSHVIEAKVAKLVEESLAEIERIQEMGGAMAAVESGYLKSQLVSSHAERRARIESGQEKIIGVNIFETTEPNPLTADLDTAIQTVDPAVEARVIAGLQHWRDTRYQPPFNHPRPCKALEKLKEAAKGTGNLMEATLECARAGVTTGEWAGALREVFGEFRAPTGVSSAPVAVPAEEGSAMSQVRRKVDLTAKDLGVGKLRFLVGKPGLDGHSNGAEQIAVRARDAGFEVVYQGIRLTPEQIVDAALAEDVHAVGLSILSGSHAQLVPDVLERLRVAGATDIPVIAGGIIPNGDAEQLRAAGVAAVFTPKDFDITGIIGRIVDEIRKANKLDPLEVPA, encoded by the coding sequence ATGACTGAGCGTCAGCCCGCCGAAGGCAAGCGGGAGAAGGACCGGCCGTGGCTCATGCGGACCTACGCCGGTCACTCCACGGCCGAGGCGTCCAACGAGCTGTACCGGCGCAACCTCGCCAAGGGGCAGACCGGCCTGTCGGTCGCGTTCGATCTGCCGACGCAGACCGGCTACGACTCCGACCACATCCTCGCCCGCGGCGAGGTCGGCCGGGTCGGCGTGCCGATCGCGCACCTCGGTGACATGCGCCGGCTGTTCCAGGACATCCCCCTGGAGCAGATGAACACCTCGATGACGATCAACGCCACCGCCATGTGGCTGCTGGCGCTCTACCAGGTCGTCGCCGAGGAGCAGGGCGCGGACATCACCAAGCTCCAGGGCACGACCCAGAACGACATCGTCAAGGAATACCTGTCGCGGGGAACCCATGTCTTCCCGCCGGGGCCCTCACTCCGGCTGACGACGGACATGATCGCGTACACGGTCTCCCACATCCCGAAGTGGAACCCGATCAACATCTGCAGCTACCACCTGCAGGAGGCGGGCGCCACGCCGGTCCAGGAGATCGCGTACGCGATGTCCACCGCGATCGCGGTTCTCGATGCCGTACGCGACTCAGGGCAGGTCCCCGCCGAGAAGTTCGGGGACGTCGTGGCCCGTATCTCCTTCTTCGTGAACGCGGGCGTCCGCTTCGTCGAGGAGATGTGCAAGATGCGGGCGTTCGGGCGGATCTGGGACCAGGTCACGCGCGAGCGGTACGGCATCGAGAACCCCAAGCAGCGCCGCTTCCGATACGGCGTCCAGGTCAACTCCCTCGGTCTGACCGAGGCGCAGCCGGAGAACAACGTCCAGCGGATCGTCCTTGAGATGCTGGCCGTGACGCTCTCGAAGGACGCACGCGCGCGTGCCGTGCAGCTGCCGGCCTGGAACGAGGCCCTCGGCCTCCCCCGTCCCTGGGACCAGCAGTGGTCGCTGCGCATCCAGCAGGTGCTCGCCCATGAGAGCGACCTGCTGGAGTACGAGGACATCTTCGAGGGCTCGCACGTCATCGAGGCGAAGGTCGCGAAGCTCGTCGAGGAGTCCCTCGCGGAGATCGAGCGGATCCAGGAGATGGGCGGCGCGATGGCCGCCGTCGAGTCGGGCTACCTCAAGTCGCAGCTCGTCTCCTCGCACGCCGAGCGCCGGGCCCGTATCGAGTCCGGGCAGGAAAAGATCATCGGCGTCAACATCTTCGAGACGACCGAGCCGAACCCGCTGACGGCCGACCTGGACACCGCGATCCAGACGGTGGACCCGGCCGTCGAGGCCCGAGTGATCGCGGGACTCCAGCACTGGCGCGACACCCGCTACCAGCCGCCCTTCAACCACCCGCGCCCGTGCAAGGCGCTGGAGAAGCTGAAGGAGGCCGCCAAGGGCACCGGCAACCTCATGGAGGCCACCCTGGAGTGCGCCCGCGCCGGTGTCACGACCGGCGAGTGGGCCGGGGCCCTGCGCGAGGTGTTCGGCGAGTTCCGGGCGCCGACCGGCGTGTCGTCGGCTCCGGTGGCGGTCCCCGCCGAGGAGGGCTCGGCCATGTCCCAGGTGCGCCGCAAGGTCGACCTGACGGCCAAGGACCTCGGCGTCGGCAAGCTCCGCTTCCTCGTCGGCAAGCCCGGCCTGGACGGCCACTCCAACGGCGCCGAGCAGATCGCCGTCCGGGCCCGTGACGCCGGGTTCGAGGTGGTCTACCAGGGCATCCGCCTGACGCCCGAGCAGATCGTGGACGCGGCCCTCGCGGAGGACGTGCACGCGGTCGGCCTGTCGATCCTCTCCGGATCGCACGCGCAGCTGGTGCCGGACGTGCTGGAACGCCTCCGTGTGGCCGGTGCCACAGATATACCGGTGATCGCCGGTGGCATCATCCCGAATGGTGACGCCGAGCAGCTCAGGGCAGCCGGTGTGGCCGCCGTCTTCACCCCGAAGGACTTCGACATCACCGGAATCATCGGCCGCATCGTCGACGAGATCCGCAAAGCGAACAAGCTCGACCCCCTGGAGGTCCCCGCATGA
- the ccrA gene encoding crotonyl-CoA carboxylase/reductase, with protein sequence MTVKDILDAIQSPESTPADFAALPLPESYRAITVHKDETEMFAGLQTRDKDPRKSIHLDDVPVPELGPGEALVAVMASSVNYNSVWTSIFEPLSTFGFLERYGKLSELTKRHDLPYHIIGSDLAGVVLRTGPGVNAWKPGDEVVAHCLSVEMESSDGHNDTMLDPEQRIWGFETNFGGLAEIALVKSNQLMPKPGHLSWEEAAAPGLVNSTAYRQLVSRNGAGMKQGDNVLIWGASGGLGSYATQFALAGGANPICVVSSDQKADICRSMGAEAIIDRSAEGYKFWKDERTQDPKEWKRFGKRIREFTGGEDIDIVFEHPGRETFGASVYVTRKGGTITTCASTSGYMHEYDNRYLWMSLKRIIGSHFANYREAWEANRLIAKGKIHPTLSKVYSLEDTGQAAYDVHRNLHQGKVGVLCLAPEEGLGVRDEEMRAKHIDGINRFRNI encoded by the coding sequence GTGACCGTGAAGGACATTCTGGACGCGATCCAGTCGCCGGAATCGACGCCGGCCGACTTCGCCGCTCTGCCGCTCCCCGAGTCGTACCGCGCGATCACCGTGCACAAGGACGAGACGGAGATGTTCGCGGGCCTTCAGACGCGCGACAAGGACCCGCGCAAGTCGATCCACCTGGACGACGTTCCGGTGCCGGAACTCGGGCCGGGCGAGGCCCTGGTGGCCGTCATGGCCTCCTCGGTCAACTACAACTCCGTCTGGACCTCGATCTTCGAGCCGCTGTCGACGTTCGGGTTCCTGGAGCGCTACGGCAAGCTCAGCGAGCTCACCAAGCGCCATGACCTGCCGTACCACATCATCGGCTCCGACCTCGCGGGCGTCGTCCTGCGCACCGGCCCCGGCGTCAACGCCTGGAAGCCCGGTGACGAGGTCGTCGCGCACTGTCTGTCCGTCGAGATGGAGTCCTCGGACGGCCACAACGACACGATGCTCGACCCCGAGCAGCGCATCTGGGGCTTCGAGACCAACTTCGGCGGCCTCGCCGAGATCGCCCTGGTCAAGTCCAACCAGCTCATGCCCAAGCCGGGCCACCTCAGCTGGGAGGAGGCCGCGGCCCCCGGCCTGGTCAACTCGACCGCCTACCGCCAGCTGGTCTCCCGCAACGGCGCCGGCATGAAGCAGGGCGACAACGTCCTGATCTGGGGCGCGAGCGGCGGACTCGGCTCCTACGCCACCCAGTTCGCGCTGGCCGGCGGCGCCAACCCGATCTGCGTCGTCTCCAGTGACCAGAAGGCGGACATCTGCCGCTCGATGGGCGCCGAGGCGATCATCGACCGCAGCGCCGAGGGCTACAAGTTCTGGAAGGACGAGCGGACCCAGGACCCCAAGGAGTGGAAGCGCTTCGGCAAGCGCATCCGCGAATTCACCGGCGGCGAGGACATCGACATCGTCTTCGAGCACCCCGGCCGTGAGACCTTCGGCGCCTCCGTCTACGTCACCCGCAAGGGCGGCACCATCACCACCTGCGCCTCGACCTCGGGCTACATGCACGAGTACGACAACCGCTACCTGTGGATGTCGCTGAAGCGGATCATCGGCTCGCACTTCGCCAACTACCGCGAGGCCTGGGAGGCCAACCGGCTCATCGCGAAGGGCAAGATCCACCCGACGCTGTCGAAGGTCTACTCCCTGGAGGACACCGGCCAGGCCGCCTACGACGTGCACCGCAACCTCCACCAGGGCAAGGTCGGCGTCCTCTGCCTGGCCCCCGAGGAAGGCCTCGGCGTTCGCGACGAGGAGATGCGCGCCAAGCACATCGACGGCATCAACCGTTTCCGCAACATCTGA
- a CDS encoding PucR family transcriptional regulator, translated as MVTVGARAAGTVCLTGDPDEVRRFGLVVQRQTEILLEEAALLRSRPLHERAVDDCVRDIALYDPEVVDAETVAARLAELGADPRIPRTAVVLDVRAGGASRRSLLRTVREVFGSVQDVTGELAAGRYAVLHTSTGRPERLVHRCSALVERLGERHGADARCGIGEPGRGVAGVHASYRDAAPALRAGPRLEPDRRVFAVTDLRVPQLVASVVGHDRARYAAAVLAGLREREDWPVLRETLIAWAEGGFQLVRTAQRLAVHRNTLLYRLTKIEELSGRGVREPRTAMAMYLACLADALQATDG; from the coding sequence GTGGTCACCGTCGGCGCCCGGGCCGCGGGCACGGTCTGCCTCACCGGCGACCCGGACGAGGTGCGGCGCTTCGGACTGGTCGTCCAGCGGCAGACCGAGATCCTGCTGGAGGAGGCGGCCCTGCTGCGCTCCCGGCCGCTGCACGAGCGGGCGGTCGACGACTGCGTACGGGACATCGCGCTGTACGACCCCGAGGTCGTCGACGCCGAGACGGTGGCGGCGCGGCTGGCGGAGCTGGGGGCCGATCCGCGGATCCCGCGCACGGCGGTGGTGCTGGACGTCCGGGCGGGCGGGGCGTCACGGAGGTCGCTGCTGCGGACGGTACGGGAGGTGTTCGGCTCCGTTCAGGACGTGACCGGGGAACTCGCCGCCGGCCGGTACGCCGTCCTGCACACCTCGACCGGCCGCCCGGAGCGGCTGGTCCATCGGTGCTCCGCGCTGGTCGAGCGCCTCGGCGAGCGGCACGGGGCCGACGCGCGGTGCGGGATCGGCGAGCCGGGCCGGGGCGTGGCGGGGGTGCACGCCTCGTACCGGGACGCGGCGCCGGCACTGCGTGCCGGGCCCCGGCTGGAGCCGGACCGCCGCGTCTTCGCCGTGACCGACCTGCGCGTGCCCCAGCTCGTGGCGTCGGTGGTAGGGCACGACCGCGCCCGGTACGCGGCCGCGGTCCTTGCGGGACTGCGTGAGCGCGAGGACTGGCCCGTGCTGCGGGAGACGCTGATCGCCTGGGCGGAGGGCGGCTTCCAGCTGGTCCGCACGGCACAGCGCCTCGCGGTCCACCGGAACACACTGCTCTACCGGCTGACGAAGATCGAGGAGCTGAGCGGGCGCGGGGTGCGGGAGCCGCGTACCGCGATGGCCATGTATCTGGCGTGTCTCGCCGATGCCCTGCAGGCGACCGACGGCTGA
- a CDS encoding TetR family transcriptional regulator, protein MQYVRVMPQPAKSSRTPATPDAPESAAGSRAAAQRLKMRRELAAAAMELFATKGYEATTVDEIAAAAGVARRTFFRHFRSKEEAIFPDHDDTLIRAEAVLNAAPAHEHPLDTVCRGIKEVMRMYAARPEISVARYKLTREVPTLREAEIASVARYERLFTRYLLGHFDEHAHDDDANDDPLLAEVAASAVVTAHNHVLRRWLRAGGQGDVEAQLDHAFAIVRRTFGTGIGAGRETTPRTAPASVATQGEVLVTVARTDAPLDEVMRTIEQALKERA, encoded by the coding sequence ATGCAGTACGTTCGGGTCATGCCCCAGCCCGCCAAGTCCTCACGTACACCAGCCACGCCCGACGCGCCGGAAAGTGCCGCAGGCAGTCGCGCGGCCGCCCAACGGCTCAAGATGCGCCGCGAACTGGCGGCCGCGGCGATGGAGCTGTTCGCGACCAAGGGGTACGAGGCGACCACCGTCGACGAGATCGCGGCCGCGGCCGGGGTCGCCCGGCGCACGTTCTTCCGCCACTTCCGCTCCAAGGAAGAGGCGATCTTCCCGGACCACGACGACACCCTGATCCGCGCCGAGGCGGTGCTCAACGCCGCACCGGCCCATGAGCACCCGCTCGACACGGTGTGCCGCGGCATCAAGGAAGTCATGCGGATGTACGCGGCCCGTCCGGAGATCTCGGTCGCCCGCTACAAGCTCACGCGCGAGGTGCCCACCCTGCGCGAGGCCGAGATCGCGTCGGTGGCCCGCTACGAGCGGCTCTTCACCCGCTACCTCCTCGGCCACTTCGACGAGCACGCGCACGACGACGACGCCAACGACGACCCGCTGCTGGCGGAGGTCGCCGCGTCCGCGGTGGTCACCGCGCACAACCACGTCCTGCGGCGCTGGCTGCGGGCCGGGGGCCAGGGTGACGTGGAGGCGCAGCTCGACCACGCCTTCGCGATCGTGCGGAGGACGTTCGGGACGGGGATCGGGGCGGGCCGGGAGACCACACCGCGTACGGCGCCGGCCTCGGTGGCGACGCAGGGCGAGGTGCTGGTGACGGTGGCCAGGACCGACGCGCCGCTCGACGAGGTGATGCGGACCATCGAGCAGGCGCTGAAGGAGCGGGCCTAG
- a CDS encoding 3-hydroxyacyl-CoA dehydrogenase family protein, translating to MATPLSDTSSDTPLSPLKTVAVVGLGTMGTGIAEVLAKAGREVIGIDISEAAAAKAVATLETSTARAVERGRLTGEERAQALARVRTFTDLQAAAGADLVIEVAPESYEIKQQIFRELDGIVRPETILATGTNALSVTRLAADSARPERVLGLHFFNPAPAMKLVEVVSSVLTAPTAVTAVTNLALDLGKEPVAVGDRPGFVADGLLFGYLNQAAAMYEAKYASREDIDAAMRLGCGLPMGPLALLDLIGIDTARRVLEAMYAESRDRLHAPAPILKQLSEAGLTGRKSGRGFYTYEAPGSATVVRDALTPLDGAALTPGRTVRSVGVAGSGTMASGIAEVFAKAGYEVVLAARSEEKAQAAKARIGKSLSRSVDKGRMTAEAAAQTLDLITAAGSYDAFAEVDLAVEAVAEDLEIKQQLFATLDKVCKPGAVLATTTSSLPVVACARATSRPQDVIGMHFFNPAPAMKLVEVVRTVLSADDVPSTVREVCGRIKKHAVDCGDRAGFIVNALLFPYLNNAIKMVQEHYATLDDIDAAMKLGGGYPMGPFELLDVVGLDVSLAIEKVLHREFRDPGLAPAPLLEHLVAAGCLGRKTGRGFREYARR from the coding sequence ATGGCCACTCCCCTGTCCGACACCTCGTCCGACACCCCTCTGTCCCCGCTCAAGACCGTTGCCGTCGTCGGCCTCGGCACCATGGGCACCGGCATCGCCGAGGTCCTGGCCAAGGCCGGTCGCGAGGTCATCGGCATCGACATCAGCGAGGCCGCTGCCGCCAAGGCCGTCGCCACCCTGGAGACCTCGACCGCCCGTGCCGTGGAGCGCGGCCGGCTGACCGGGGAGGAGCGCGCTCAGGCCCTCGCCCGCGTCCGTACCTTCACCGACCTGCAGGCGGCGGCCGGCGCGGACCTGGTCATCGAGGTGGCGCCGGAGTCGTACGAGATCAAGCAGCAGATCTTCCGCGAGCTGGACGGGATCGTGCGCCCCGAGACGATCCTTGCGACCGGCACCAACGCCCTGTCGGTCACGCGCCTTGCCGCCGACTCGGCCCGCCCCGAGCGCGTGCTCGGTCTGCACTTCTTCAACCCGGCGCCGGCGATGAAGCTGGTCGAGGTCGTCTCGTCCGTGCTGACCGCGCCGACGGCCGTCACCGCGGTCACGAACCTCGCCCTCGACCTCGGCAAGGAGCCCGTCGCGGTCGGCGACCGGCCCGGTTTCGTCGCCGACGGCCTGCTGTTCGGCTACCTGAACCAGGCGGCCGCGATGTACGAGGCGAAGTACGCCTCCCGCGAGGACATCGACGCCGCGATGCGGCTGGGCTGCGGACTGCCGATGGGACCGCTGGCCCTGCTCGACCTGATCGGCATCGACACCGCGCGCAGGGTCCTGGAGGCCATGTACGCCGAGTCCCGCGACCGGCTGCACGCCCCCGCGCCGATCCTCAAGCAGCTCAGCGAGGCGGGCCTGACGGGCCGTAAGTCGGGCCGCGGCTTCTACACGTACGAGGCGCCGGGCAGCGCCACCGTCGTGCGGGACGCGCTGACGCCGCTGGACGGCGCCGCCCTGACCCCCGGCCGTACGGTCCGCTCGGTCGGTGTCGCGGGCTCCGGCACCATGGCGTCCGGGATCGCCGAGGTCTTCGCCAAGGCCGGTTACGAGGTCGTGCTCGCCGCCCGCAGCGAGGAGAAGGCGCAGGCCGCGAAGGCCCGTATCGGCAAGTCGCTTTCACGTTCTGTCGACAAGGGGCGGATGACCGCCGAGGCCGCCGCGCAGACCCTGGACCTGATCACCGCGGCGGGTTCGTACGACGCGTTCGCCGAGGTCGATCTGGCCGTCGAGGCCGTCGCCGAGGACCTGGAGATCAAGCAGCAGCTGTTCGCGACGCTGGACAAGGTCTGCAAGCCGGGCGCGGTGCTCGCCACCACGACCTCGTCGCTGCCCGTGGTCGCCTGTGCCCGCGCCACCTCGCGTCCGCAGGACGTGATCGGCATGCACTTCTTCAACCCGGCGCCGGCGATGAAGCTGGTCGAGGTCGTCCGTACGGTGCTGTCCGCCGACGACGTCCCCTCCACGGTCCGCGAGGTCTGCGGCAGGATCAAGAAGCACGCCGTGGACTGCGGCGACCGTGCGGGCTTCATCGTGAACGCCCTGCTGTTCCCGTACCTGAACAACGCGATCAAGATGGTGCAGGAGCACTACGCGACGCTCGACGACATCGACGCGGCGATGAAGCTGGGCGGCGGCTACCCGATGGGGCCGTTCGAGCTGCTGGACGTCGTCGGGCTCGATGTCTCCCTCGCGATCGAGAAGGTCCTGCACCGCGAGTTCCGCGACCCCGGCCTCGCTCCGGCGCCGCTCCTGGAGCACCTGGTGGCCGCGGGCTGCCTCGGCCGCAAGACGGGGCGCGGCTTCCGCGAATATGCCCGGCGCTGA